Below is a genomic region from Cydia strobilella chromosome 1, ilCydStro3.1, whole genome shotgun sequence.
GGCTTCATCTGGTGTATCTGAATCAGCAGCGAACGATGTCTATCTGGTACCGGAACGATCAAGAAAAGCATATGATAAAATTTACCAAGATTTTATGAACTGGAAAATAACAAACGATATACAATCTTTCAAAGAAGAGGTGATATTAGCATACTTTCGAGAAATGTCGGACAAATTCAAATATTCTACCTTGTCAACAAATTTCTCTATTCTAAAAAATACTCTAGTTCTAAATCATAAGGTGGACATCTCAAAATATTCTAAGGTGATTGCTCTCATAAAAAGTAAAGCAGAGGGCTATACAGGGAAAAAATCCAAGACGTTTTCACCTGATGAAATAAATAAGTTCTTAAAAGAAGCAAATGATGATGAATACCTTGCTGCTAAGGTAACCTgttatttttatcattatcctattgtgttttaaatattaacacatgtactaattaatacctataaatatcatattattGTGAAGTCTATtatagaatataataatgtGAAAGAAAattacctataatgtttcatgtCATGCAATCAAATTGTACATAAAATATCCACAACACAGGCTTTGTCAGGTGGTCACAattgcaaatcagcaacatgcttcatCCCAAACaaaccaatgatgatatccgcatcaggcttcgtcatttttaaatgataataaaaagCCAAACAAAACAATTGtcactaattaattatttgttacATTTACAGGTCGCCTTGATATTTGGCATTGTGGGAGCTTGTCGGCGTCAAGAATTGCACAGACTTCAGTTCACAGATGTAGAAGTTTGTGGATCAAGAATTCTTGTGAAGATTTACAACACCAAATCAAACACTAACCGAGTGTTCACTGTCACTGGTGAATATTTTGAActtgttaaaaaatacataagcCTGCGACCTGATCACTGCTGTAGCCCAAgctttttcatacactaccaTGCAGGCAAATACACCTCAATGAGTGTAGGTATTAACCAGTTTGGTAATCTAGGCAAAACTATTGCCAAATTCTTAGGACTTCGTAATCCGGAATTGTACACTGGACACTGTTTTCGAAGGACATCAGCAACAATATTAGTTGACGCTGATGGGGATATTTTACCTTTACGAGGGCATGCTAGATACAAAACAATACCTATATCGGAGCCGGAGGACTCTACAAATGACTCAGTGCCAAGTTTGGTTGCAAACGAAagtaatgtaaacaaaaatgATCCTAGCACAATTATACCAGAAACTCGCTCAAACAATGTAACAGAGAATAACATTCAAAAGCCAAATCAGTTTCGGAATTCCTTTGAGAACCAGAGTATTGaacatgtaaatataaatattacaaatacagCTACAGATGTTACAGAGAACTCAATGGAAAACAAAGATGAAGTATGGAGTCAAATACAGAATTGTTTTTTCAAGAGGAAAACTGATGTAAGTATGAACACTCCAGGCACGAGTTTATCAGAAGACTACTTTGACGATTCAGTTGAGGATGAAGATAAAGTGAGGAATCCAACTGAAAATCCCTTAGAAGACAATagcaataaaattgtaaatattaatgtgCCAGGCGCACCCGGCAATCTACAGCAAATGATGAGTACCCTAGTGCGCTTCAACAATTGTAATATTcaaaatgttaatatttattgcaataagtaagtaatacttTGAAACTCTTAGGTGGTTGCCACAATGTGGTCTACAGGGATGAACTCTCACACTGTAAACTCCACAGTGTAAGCACCAAGACTCCTTTCCCTGAATCAGACTATTATAAGTAGGTTTAAGAAAAGGCAGGAATCTTCAATTTGTTATTTGTAATAACACTACTAATTTgaactaaataaagaatgacATCTGGTGAACCAAAGTATTGTATATTAAatgttttgatttgtttttttttttaagtagtcacattaCTATGTAATATCAATTATAAACTCAAAAGAAATGTTGTCTAAAGTAAAAGTGACTAATCCCTGCAGTccttggtacagtcgccatcagctatatcggagcggccaaggtgctcacacatatctgaacacgcctctattgtcatggcactaggtgcgtgttcagatatttttgagcacctcggccgccctGATATATCTGAAGGTGACTGTACCTCCAGCATGGCACTTGAGGACTTGGGTTACtctttctttagtatatgattatgaaatctatttcagtttCTCCTTTAAGGATTACACTTGAACTGTACATACCCTTTGTTTTCATGTATTAGGATTTAGGATGAACAAGATTGCTTAtttatatgtacttaggtagaaCAGAGttggaaaattaattattttctaagGTAGGTAAAAAAGAAGCCAAGCctctaattttttcatactatactgaacaaCATCATactctatacatgagaataacagcgccctcttgacaatgatcatatatttttggtcaggctttactaacTGAAGTATGGCGCTTCTATGGGATATGTTTGGCTAGGCAGTGACAATCACTACGTGCGTGGTAGGAGTCTATGAGTCGGGAAATTTAAGTGCACTACATATtgcattataatattttaaataactgtcaaattaaaaatgttattttgttagtaaataattaaGACTTTTTCTTGTCTATTATTAAATACTATCAGTAGAGATTGCCTAAAATGAATTATATCGACACGTAGGTGGTCTATCAATTAATTTTACGATGGATTCATAAATCACTACGTGTGGAAATAATTTAACCCCTAACCCTCTGGAGTTAAGGTACAAATTACATTGCAGTCTCGCGAAAAGTTATTCGTCTAGAAAAAATAACGAAGTTGGTAAAAGGAGATAATTGTGTGGAATTTATAACTACGGTGATCGTGCCAAAAGataagaattaaaattataactgtCCAGATGTTAAGACGTGTCTTCAGGGCAGGGCAGCAGCAGCGTGGGTGAGCGTGGAACAAGGATAGGCCAGACAATTAATGgtcaaaaaaaggtatagagggaaatgcttagaacacaatttttgacttcgtaactttgtttgaaCTAGTAAGGACCTATCCCCGCTATACGAGTAAGTATTGCGATGCTAAGTAGAAATCTGTCAGCTCGTCGGTCGCCAGTGAAGCGAGTCATTTAGATAGCTCTTTGAACAGTTGCAGAGTGTTAGGTCCCCACGGGCCTGAGACCCCTGTATTTTTGAATCATTTTCGATCGCTTTAGCCGCCGCACCTACTTTATTATTGGTTCTGGTGAGGTGGGAAGGAGCCAGTGTGTCGATATTTCAAATTGGGCAACACGCTTATTTTATAATCAGTTACCTGCAATCGAGGAGCGCGAAAACGTAAGGAGGCGTTTGCAGTTGGTACTAGGTATAGCCCTTACGGCTAACtgtttgtctattgtaagtaaaaccgcacgtactacctgcaaaaaaaaggTTCAGTCATTGGCGTATACCTATCGTCATAcctaatcccaccaaaaacattttcgtgtaaaatgttgccaagacgaaaccataataaggctcgcactgttaaacagttatcagatctcttgtagagccaaactcctaacttcacaaactctataccttagtcaaaatatgtggcctCGAAATATCTCGCGTGTAatggttcactttccacccttggttaacaatctactatttccattacttcatttgaatcttattgcaatttcCATAGGAGTTGTAATTTATTACCTATTCAATAACGGGTTAAAGTGACCGAACCTTTTTTTGAGTTACCCGTAAGGGCCAGCTTGTAAAATAACGACTATACTTAAACttatgaaaaagaaaacattttaaattcaattttaattaacaacGTTACAAGAAAAAGTCTAAGTAGTGGTTATAATGAACTATTACTTAGTCTTTTTCTTGTTCTTAACAAAGGGCGATTTCACTAATCctaattttcttaaaaaaaaaattcctatACCCCACAactttttcaatattaatttaacGACAAACAATGCTAGTAAAATTGCTGCTAGAAGATCGAGGTATATCTTCTGGTACCAGGGCAGCAGCAGTGCGGGGGAGCGCAgatgcgccgcgccgcgcgtgCGCACCACGTGCTCCACCCAGTGCACCAACTCCTTGTCCGGGGGGACTGGACGGTCGTGGTAAATCTGCGATAACTGCTTCACTCTTTCGGTGTACCTAATACAAAGATCATAGTTAAAAGAAATATGACTAAAAACAAACTTTGTATCAAGTAATTTACATCGAAATCAAAAGATTAACGGGTATTAAGCATAGGttctagttatttttttaagttacgtTTAGTTATACTCACATACTTAGTTTtactcatattttattttataaagtacCTTTAattctattaatattattattttttgtatagtgTTTCAGTGATTCACCCACGTTTAGTAAAAAAAGCTGTTCGACTTAATAATTAACTCAAAAATAACAGAACGATCAAGCTGTTGACTTACTTGGGGTTACTCAGAATTTCCTCTATAGCTAGCTTCATGTGACCAGCCATTTCGTAAGAGAGGTCGACTTTCAGTGCAAAGCCTTTGTTAACAGCCCTCTCCGCATTGAGGTGTTGGTCGAGTCCATACGGCATCACTACTGCTGGGACCCCGAAGAAAACAGTTTCAGTAGTAGACAGAAGACCGCCGTGCGTAAGGAAGAGACGCAAGTTCGGATGGGCTGAAACAAAAAGGTTAGTGCATTGTTTCttaattataacaaatatataaagtaaaataaaactcaaaacgggttttatcgcgtatattgaattttttgtcgcgtatatatttttatgaaaatagttgtattgtacctataactagccttatgaaccgattttaaaCAAGTAAAACAAGTAAGAAATATATTAAGACATTTAACTTGAACTGCAACAAATACTGACACTAaatcttgtttatttttgtattgtttgttttttcttgtttgtttttgtgttgTTCATCTTGCgtattttgcatgtacaaccagccttaaagtttatggtTTATTatgattcattatttttgtatgtgggtaaatttgcacattgtagcttttcttcaccttcagtcacccgttgacctcgaacgctgtaaagggttcgtaacgtcgggatgtagtataaattcaatatacgcgatataatccgttttcatagttttatttcatgagtaactatcgcggtaaccgaagagtattaaaaatataaaggtgaattaaataatatgttatatataCCAAGGATACTGTGTTGCGGCGCCCATTGCAAAATGTGGACATTTTTAGGCAAATTGGGAAGCTGTTCTTCAAACTTCCAGAGTACAGTTTGTTTCATAGTACCGAACATTCTCAGAAAATCTTGTTTTAGTTCGTCGGGAAAATCTTTGCTCTTGGCATTGCTTCCCATGCTGAAGTAGATGACGCCGTGCTCAGCTTCATCCATAAGTTTTTTTAGATCCTGtaaaaaaaacgattatcaCTAGAATTCTAAAACATCTGTGATTTTCTGTTTCAGCGTAATTTGTACGAGTAAACCTTCTTAAGGCGTAGATTTAAACAATCGAGCAATTCAGCGGCGGCTGTGGTTATTTAAGAGAGCGATTGCGTGTATCGTGTATGGCATTCGAACCAAAATGATGCGATTGGTACTTTTCGTCTTATTATTGTTACTTACAGCGGGTAAAGGTTTCGGGTTAGGATCAATATGGTATCCGGAAATTTCCTTGGTGTTCGGAGGCACGCTCACGGGCTGACTCAGCGAAGAGTGGGAGTTAGTCAGGAGCAAAGAACCGTTGTGTAGAACTTCTTCGTACTCTGGCAGCGATCTTCCCCTCATTTGAACGAATGGACCAAAATATTCttcaaatattgttttttcagCAGGGCCAAGGTAGCTAAAAATAAACGgaatactttattttttcctAAAAAATCACGTCTCCGATATCCCTTATTAGTCTCCGATATCCGTATTCcgaacggaacccttataggatcactcgtgcgtctgtctgtccgtctgtcacagcatattttctccgaaactactggaccaattaagttgaaatttggtatacgtatgtaagtttgtgacccaaagatagacatgtaacgtaaacaaataaattttttaacatgggggccacttttggtaaatgagaaaattaataaataaagttattcaaactatatcgtgtttagagttgtgccgttcccggtaacattacccatttagtatggggaatgttaccgagcgagaaatttccccatacaaaatggggaatgttaccgggaacggcacaactctaatcgtgttacatatcaaatgaaagagctcattgtttgaatctcaaatatatattttttataattttaggataaacaatatagaagttattaaaaaaaaggcaaaaaatgaccatttccccccccccccctccacctttatctctgaaacaactgggtctaaaatgttgaaaaaaatacacaaaatagatcttaacgtatagattacaggaaaatctattagaaatgtgcagtcaagcgtgtgtcggacttaattacttagtttttgatccgacccctacgggttttttaaagacatttcactcacgtttcacataaaaagtacattgtttaaattgtgtaatgtacggaacccttggaacgcgagtccgactcgcacttggctggttttctGTTACAAAAACCTGATTATCCATGGCATACGGAGAAAGATGAACTTACAAGTATTTGAGAGCTGTAAACATAAACACGCCCATCAAGCTAGTAGCTCGCTCTGCGAAAGAGAACGGTGGTGTCGATGTGGACATAAGGCTCGGGTTGAATGCTGGGTTTGAGACCTCATGGACCAGCTTCAAAACCATCCAGTGAGGTTCGGTGGACGCGAACCAGATTAATGGGCAATTGTATACAGTGGCGAATCTGAAAAAACAAATTGTTcattaaaaaatcttaaaatgtgtcgctttcaagcaaaaggtaccactttgtcacTTACCATagggacgctctgacaggttattcgtataaagatactagcaagtttcgtccttatggtaagcgacaatgtggtaccttttacttgaaaacgtcacaaatatactCATTGataaatttagaggaacgcaaaaaaaggtactaatttcaaaattgataatgattttttttgtgttcctctaaatttgtccataagTGTATGTGTCGAGGGTTAACTGACAGTAGAAGGGCATTCATACAACTCGATTCTCACCGTCCTGTCTTCAAATTCGCTCCGGTTTACCCAACGGCTATGTATATGCTGCAACGGCACTATTAACTGGAAAAAATCAGTTAACTTGGGATGGAGCGACATGTCTTTTATTTGATGGATGATAGAAAGGCACGGATGTATATGTATACCCTGTCATCTCTTCACTCACACTCCTTCCATTTCtgattgttttaattaataataaggtaaggGTCAATACGGGTAAGGTaaagtgtggctggccttcacattagggcttatttacctacatatttattagtgtttattgcgagtttatacatttgccaTTACATGCAAGtagcaagtagcaaatgtatgaactcgcaataaacaataataaatgttCTATGTTTTCGTTTATTTCGTTAATaataaatgtgtaaacaggtcccaatgtgaaggccagccgCACTTATCCGTATGCCACACTTACCCGCCATATGTATCGCTGAACAGCCACTCTGAAATGACGGCGTCGAAGGTCTGAGTGGTGTCTCTGAGAAACTTCTTCAGATTGTCATTCTCTAGATTCATCTTTAACATTTCTATCATCTGTGGCAACAGGCTCAACATTTCTTGTTTACCCGTCTTATCAATAACTGTCTTCAGGTTAAATAAGTCATCATtcgctgaaataaataaaacctatgTGTActgtcaacttaaataatacattacatagtctaataaaagtaaaatgtcaAATCTGCATACTAtaaatacagggtgaaattttaaccaccgttcatactctgcgtagtgactttataggccatactgaacaacttttattattggGCCAATGCCGAAATGTGTATAGGACAGAGGTTGCAGCCCTCTGCCACTCATTATTGTCGTACCTAAATTTATAGTTCGCTAATATGAGCTTCAATATTGTATAGCTAAATATAGTACTGATTTTCCGACTCCCAACTTTTGTGTTTTCCTGGTATGTATAacgtatttacctatatatattagcCTGGTTTTCTTAGACGAGAGTTTTTACGCACACATtttctttaacaaaaaaaaatactagggtgcgttggggtaagattgaacgggtttttcatgcggggtaagataaaaagtcgcccgtaatgcttcatCGGCATAAGGAcgttttttgtcttacccctcatgaaaaccccgttcaatcttaccgcAACGCACCTTACTTACTTTTATGGTTCTCCAAATTCTTGCTCAGATCGACTTCATGGTACTTATCAGTCGTTTTACCGGTGGGAAATGGTGTAACGTATGTGACCTGAAAAGGATTAAGTAATTTATATTGAAAATTTGCTCGTAGGTATTGTAAACCCTACATATAAATAAAGCCAACATATATAATTACGAGGAAACTGTTTTTGCCCAAATAAGATAAGGCTGATTGTGGTCTAGCcgagatgacaatcgtttgcagaaaacgaatcGAAACGctatcatttccatacattatttaggtTTATCTTAGCGTTTCGTTTCAACTGTACTAAGAAGTTAGGCCCCCAGTTtcgctatatttatttttcgttcTGTCCGCGGTTTTTTGGCGACATCGCACATCCCatgaaattgttttaaaatttagtgATCAGTCAAAGcgccgtacctcaaaaggaaaaaacggaacccttataggatcactcgtgcgtctggtctgtctgtccgtctgtctgtctgtctgtccgtctgtcacagcctattttctccgaaactactggaccaattaagttgaaatttggtacacatatgtaagtttgtaacccaaagatggacatgtaacgtaaacaaattaattttaaacacgggggccacttttggggggtaaatgagaaaattaaaaaataaagtttgtcaaactatatcgtgttacatatcaaatgaaagacctcattgtgagaatctcaagtatatttttttaataatttaaagacaaatagtttagaagttattcaagaaaataggcaaaaaatgaccattccccccctttatcttcgaaactactaggtcaaaaattttgaaaaaaatacacaaaatagatctttacctatagatcaccggaaaacctattagaaatgtacagtcaagcgtgagtcggacttaattacttagtttttgatccgacccctacgggttttttagacatttcacataaaaatacattgtttaaattgtgtaatgtacggaacccttggaacgcgagtccgactcgcacttggccggtttttttcttttttgacgcaggggtaaatgcatttacgcatctcacccccgggctggggaaaaCCTAAGGAAAATATTAGGTGTGAAATAAAAGGAGCACAAGTTACCTACCTCATGGCCTGCATTCAAGAGGTGCCTGACGATCGCCTGTCCGAGAATATTGTGACTTTTGCCGGGCAACGGAAACACCACGAGAATTTTGTACGGAGTACATACTTGTACAAGCGTCGCTAATATAATCAGGTACGTTATTTTTTCCATATTAAACtgaaatgaaaaacaaaactcataaaaaaattaatatagttAATTCGACATTAATTTCAGTTAGATACAATAGTTAGCGGTGCCTATAGCTTTAAATTTTCAGCGACTCTTTGCTGTCTTACTTAAATGAATAGTCATGTTGATTTAAACAGTTTCATAGTTCTCATATGTatactatgtaggtatttactatGTACTGTGTAcgatttaaactaaattttaattttatttatctacacacatatcatatcATTGTCCCTCTATGATGCGTccaaaaaccgcaaattacggCCAGCATAAAGATGAAATGTTTTGTTAGAACAAACTGTTTATCtgtcaaaatgttattattgcataataatagaataataccCGCATTACTCGCAGGCACCCGAGTCAATTTATAggtccgagcgcagcgaggacaAAAATGGACGTTTATGCCTtagttatacctatatacactCTACGTTTCACTTTGATTCCGAGTAAATAGCAAGCGAACCACCGGAGATATTTGGGCGCTCGAACGAAGTGAGAGCGCCAAAAGTTCGAGTGTGAAAtggttacttttacccgagttaaatactctacttttcattttgacTATATATaggaaagtcaaacacaaggaatgtaggtttattattggtaagtaggtacataatgtacatatatttctttagaacaaATTGTTTAGTACAACCTTTCAGAAAATACGCGTTATTATTACtgttattttttgcaataattattatttaaaaaaacgggtCTCCATATACAAGAACTCATTAGTGGGTAataatggccgccatcttgaatatctCAATTCCGGTCAAGATTTCTATCGAGCAATcggcaaattcggattcagcggggtcaaattaggttaaaaaacctggttgccaaaaagtaataTGATTTGACAGTCGAATtcgattttttcaaaaatatgacCAGACTTATACAGCAGCAGCATTATAGCAGGCAACTTTgtacacaaaaataaacaaagctaaaaagaaaaacaattccAAAGAAAATCTGAAGCTGCAAGTACTTATACCTACTTTAATACTATCTTGTATACCAaattaatcattttaatcaaattaaaaacaaaagtacTTGAAACTGCCGAGGTCAATTGAATATTTTAAGAACAACattatttttcctttaaatTTGCCTTCAGTATGAGAGATATGCATACAGAGGATGCATTCAAATAGGTACTAAGTTTTATCATTTTATCTGCACGTGCACTTATAATAAGGAAAACTATGCCAGGAAGTCGTTTATTAAGTGGATACTTTTTTGCGAATAATCAATGCTATTTACGTCGTCGTCGGCAATAATTATTCTTGAAAATGGAATCAAACATTTTACGTTATTCCTTTCTTTTGACTTTACTATGTTACTtaagaataattataattttttgtccattctttcgattggcatcataaaagtacgggtgattttttttttcgcactTAAGTCCGTTCGATTCCCAGACGAAGCAAGtattttttagaaaatctttgatgCAGTATTACTaacttgtaaaaataacatagtcttctttcagcaaaatatctacgatatttaacctttcgtatgtgcatgtcaaaaaatttgccatataaatagcaatcgtgacaacttcatgtttaagttgaatatatatatggagcagatctgctcctaagcgtaagcatacgaaaggttaaggtactttcccttcatgTCACATAGTcttgggacaccctgtatagaaggtatacttattttattctttgATGATAACTGTCAatcataaataatcataatacaTAATATGAAATCGACAATCGCAATTGATCGTCTCGGAACCGCCTatgtgaagtttttttttagggttccgtacctcaaaacgaaaaaacggaacccttgtagGATCAACCTTATagggtctgtctgtccgtctgtcacagcctattttctccgaaactactggaccaattaagtttaaatttggtatacatatgtaagtttatgacccaaagacggacatgtaacgtaaacaaatgaattttaaacatgggggccacttttgggggataaatgagaaaattaaaaaaatatttttttcaaactatatcgtgtcaaatagaagagctcattgtgggaatctcaaatgtatttttttttataattttaggataaacagtttagaagttttcaagataatttttaagaaaaaaaaaccgacttcaatgggggatgccgttgaaaggttacttattgttgatggtgcactccaagaaaatacagcatcttttgcctaactaaaatgaggtaaaaccacccgtttctagtagcatttcgtttctgtaagggtcatagttctaacctaaccacccaatgttctgatagcatttcgtttctgtaagggtcacagttctaacctaacccacttttctgatagcagttcggttctgtgaagATCGCAggtcaaaaaaaagtccaggtccaagtttgggtctggttgcataacgaagagaataaatcgccaaacgtgaactatgtgtcgttgaagagttccattctgatcatcatcagcagttccacttcatcaataaaagctggatttgttggtgaaaatacaaaaatcactatatgtatgcctttctcatttgaggagttccctcgattcctcatggatcccatcatcagaactcgagcttgacaaaaatgtgtcttgaaaacctaacttgcttaccaatcataacgaagaggacaaatcgccaaacgtgaactatgcgtcgttaaag
It encodes:
- the LOC134755796 gene encoding uncharacterized protein LOC134755796 is translated as MKMYDTNSDNESMDVASSGVSESAANDVYLVPERSRKAYDKIYQDFMNWKITNDIQSFKEEVILAYFREMSDKFKYSTLSTNFSILKNTLVLNHKVDISKYSKVIALIKSKAEGYTGKKSKTFSPDEINKFLKEANDDEYLAAKVALIFGIVGACRRQELHRLQFTDVEVCGSRILVKIYNTKSNTNRVFTVTGEYFELVKKYISLRPDHCCSPSFFIHYHAGKYTSMSVGINQFGNLGKTIAKFLGLRNPELYTGHCFRRTSATILVDADGDILPLRGHARYKTIPISEPEDSTNDSVPSLVANESNVNKNDPSTIIPETRSNNVTENNIQKPNQFRNSFENQSIEHVNINITNTATDVTENSMENKDEVWSQIQNCFFKRKTDVSMNTPGTSLSEDYFDDSVEDEDKVRNPTENPLEDNSNKIVNINVPGAPGNLQQMMSTLVRFNNCNIQNVNIYCNK
- the LOC134755748 gene encoding UDP-glucosyltransferase 2-like yields the protein MEKITYLIILATLVQVCTPYKILVVFPLPGKSHNILGQAIVRHLLNAGHEVTYVTPFPTGKTTDKYHEVDLSKNLENHKTNDDLFNLKTVIDKTGKQEMLSLLPQMIEMLKMNLENDNLKKFLRDTTQTFDAVISEWLFSDTYGGFATVYNCPLIWFASTEPHWMVLKLVHEVSNPAFNPSLMSTSTPPFSFAERATSLMGVFMFTALKYFYLGPAEKTIFEEYFGPFVQMRGRSLPEYEEVLHNGSLLLTNSHSSLSQPVSVPPNTKEISGYHIDPNPKPLPADLKKLMDEAEHGVIYFSMGSNAKSKDFPDELKQDFLRMFGTMKQTVLWKFEEQLPNLPKNVHILQWAPQHSILAHPNLRLFLTHGGLLSTTETVFFGVPAVVMPYGLDQHLNAERAVNKGFALKVDLSYEMAGHMKLAIEEILSNPKYTERVKQLSQIYHDRPVPPDKELVHWVEHVVRTRGAAHLRSPALLLPWYQKIYLDLLAAILLALFVVKLILKKLWGIGIFFLRKLGLVKSPFVKNKKKTK